A genome region from Zootoca vivipara chromosome 11, rZooViv1.1, whole genome shotgun sequence includes the following:
- the DHX29 gene encoding ATP-dependent RNA helicase DHX29 isoform X1 — translation MGGKNKKHKGGSGAAGAGAVHHAAVAAARAKAAGAGTAESGAAGEAAGKRTSAPRPSPAVKDPRLKQGPKTYSFGSSSDSGASANADKSILKVVINSNLEKRIIGVINEHKKQSGEQGMISRRLTAKKLQDVYMALQGFSFKTEDIEEAMKNTILYGGDLHSALDWLCLNLSDDALPEGFSQQFGEEQQKTRAKFHSPLPRSETPQVPNNKKKEDDNEKKVNTGKHKDISMKEWILQYADQQSDEENGESMQNSEEEKFDPNERYLHLAGKLVEAKEQASSSKQDKNKQGQKVAQEKIRRIQQEMAVLEEHPVFNPAIKVTNQPSDKKKVPVPLEMGGALNLLEKTQAPPEEQKVKKKEPQDVRNFDYTARSWTGKSPKQFLIDWCRKHYPKCPNPSFEKVPAGRYWKCRVRVTKSADETMTAIPTILTEDSMQAQHLAATLALYQLTKGQSVHQLLPPTYREVWLEWSDTEKKKEEENKMETNKPRDQFIAKLLNKLKQQQPPPPLESKPQILEDAEDSWENLVSEEDFSGLSLDSPVTDDLEPARTLFKKLQNTPRYQRLLKEREQLPVFRYRHALIETLKKHRVVVVAGETGSGKSTQVPHFLLEDLLHNERNLNKCNIVCTQPRRISAVSLATRVCEELGCESGPGGRNSMCGYQIRMESRTGDATRLLYCTTGVLLRKLQEDVLLSNVSHVIVDEVHERSVQSDFLLIILREILHKRSDLHLILMSATVDSEKFSSYFTHCPILRISGRSYPVEVFHVEDVIEETGFILEKDSEYCQKFLEEEEEITINVTTKGGGVTKYQEHIPVQASPGIDLGPYYQKFSSRTRQAIFYMNPYKINFDLILELLAFLDRTPQFKNVEGAVLIFLPGLAHIQQLHDLISTDRRFNIRERHQLIALHSVLSTQDQAAAFTLPPFGVRKIVLATNIAETGITIPDVVFVIDAGRTKENRYHESSQMSSLEETFVSKASALQRQGRAGRVRDGFCFRMYTRDRFESFADYSVPEILRVPLEELCLHIMKCNLGSPEEFLSKALDPPQPQVVGNAMNVLRKIGACELSEPKLTPLGQHLAALPVNVKIGKMLIFGAIFGCLEPVATLAAVMTEKSPFTTPIGRKDEADLAKSSLALANSDHLTIYQAYLGWKKARHEGGYRAEMTYCRRNFLNRTSLLTLEDVKKELIRVVRAAGFAAPSCHHEGTHSLSLQEMVLLKAVLTAGLYDNVGKIMYTKSVDITEKLACITETAQGKAQVHPSSVNRDLQTYGWLIYQEKIRYAKVYLKETTLISPFPILLFGGDIEVLHRERLLSVDGWIHFQAPVKIAVIFKQLRALIESVLKQKLENPKMSLEDDKILNIIKELIKTENNT, via the exons ATGGGCGGCAAGAACAAAAAGCACAAGGGCGGCAGCGGCGCCGCGGGGGCTGGGGCGGTCCATCACGCCGCGGTAGCCGCAGCCCGGGCCAAAGCGGCGGGTGCCGGCACGGCCGAGTCCGGAGCCGCCGGCGAAGCTGCCGGCAAGAGAACCTCGGCGCCCCGCCCAAGCCCCGCTGTCAAGGACCCGCGCCTGAAGCAAG GTCCAAAAACCTACAGCTTTGGTTCATCATCTGACTCTGGTGCTTCTGCAAATGCAGATAAATCTATTCTTAAG GTGGTGATTAACAGTAACTTGGAAAAAAGGATTATTGGTGTAATCAATGAGCATAAGAAACAAAGTGGTGAACAGGGTATGATTTCTAGAAGACTTACAGCAAAGAAATTACAG GATGTATACATGGCCTTGCAAGGATTTTCTTTTAAGACTGAAGATATTGAAGAAGCTATGAAAAATACTATTTTGTATGGTGGTGATCTACATTCTGCACTAGACTGGCTGTGCTTAAACCTTTCTGATG atgcATTGCCTGAAGGTTTCAGCCAGCAGTTTGGTGAAGAACAGCAGAAAACTAGAGCAAAATTCCATTCTCCTTTGCCTCGAAGTGAAACTCCCCAGGTACCAAACAATAAAAAGAAGGAAGACGACAATGAAAAAAAG GTAAACACAGGAAAACACAAGGATATCAGCATGAAGGAATGGATCTTGCAGTATGCAGACCAACAGAGTGACGAGGAGAACGGCGAAtccatgcaaaattcagaggaagaAAAATTTGATCCG AATGAAAGATATTTACACTTGGCTGGGAAACTTGTGGAAGCAAAAGAACAAGCAAGTTCTTCCAAGCAAGACAAAAACAAGCAAGGACAGAAGGTGGCACAAGAGAAAATAAGGCGTATTCAACAAG AAATGGCAGTACTGGAAGAACACCCCGTGTTTAATCCtgcaataaaagttacaaaccaGCCAAGTGACAAGAAAAAGGTTCCTGTGCCTCTTGAAATGGGCGGTGCATTGAATTTGCTTGAAAAAACCCAAGCTCCTCCTGAGGAACAAAAAG tgaaaaagaaagaacctCAGGACGTGAGGAATTTTGATTATACTGCTCGAAGCTGGACTGGGAAATCACCAAAACAGTTTTTGATTGACTGGTGCAGAAAACATTATCCCAAGTGCCCAAACCCATCTTTTGAAAAAGTTCCAGCAGGAAGATATTGGAAATGTAG GGTGAGAGTTACCAAGTCGGCTGATGAAACAATGACAGCAATTCCCACAATCCTTACAGAGGACAGCATGCAGGCTCAACATCTGGCTGCCACATTAGCACTTTACCAATTAACCAAAGGACAG TCAGTCCATCAGTTACTTCCTCCCACATACAGGGAGGTTTGGCTAGAATGGAGTGacactgaaaagaaaaaggaagaagaaaacaagatgGAAACCAACAAACCCCGTGACCAGTTCATTGCTAAACTGCTAAACAAGCTGAAACAGcaacagccgccgccgcctctggaAAGCAAGCCCCAAATATTGGAAGATGCAGAAGACTCTTGGGAGAACTTGGTTTCTGAAGAGGACTTTAGTGGCCTCTCTCTCGACAGCCCAGTTACAGATGACCTGGAACCTGCTAGGACCCTCTTTAAGAAACTGCAGAATACACCTAGATACCAGAGGCTTTTAAAGGAGAGGGAGCAGTTACCTGTGTTCAGATACCGACATGCCCTCATAGAAACTCTTAAAAAGCACCGAGTTGTGGTTGTGGCTGGTGAAACAGGGAGTGGCAAAAGTACCCAAGTTCCACATTTTTTGTTGGAGGACTTGCTGCACAATGAACGAAATCTGAATAAGTGCAATATTGTTTGCACCCAACCCCGAAGGATCTCGGCAGTGAGTTTGGCAACCAGAGTATGTGAAGAGCTGGGCTGCGAAAGTGGACCTGGAGGAAGA aATTCCATGTGTGGCTATCAAATCCGTATGGAATCCCGAACAGGCGACGCCACTAGATTGCTTTACTGTACAACAGGAGTTCTTCTTCGAAAGCTGCAAGAAGATGTTCTTCTTTCTAATGTGTCACATGTTATAGTAGATGAG GTCCATGAAAGAAGTGTTCAATCAGATTTCTTGCTAATTATCCTAAGAGAGATCCTGCACAAGCGTTCAGACCTGCATCTTATTTTGATGAGTGCCACAGTAGACAGTGAGAAATTCTCCAGCTATTTCACTCACTGTCCCATACTAAGAATTTCAGGAAGAAGTTATCCTGTAGAG GTTTTCCATGTTGAAGATGTGATAGAGGAAACTGGTTTTATTCTTGAGAAAGATTCTGAATACTGTCAGAaatttttggaagaagaagaggaaataacAATAAATGTTACTAccaaaggaggaggagttacAAAATACCAG GAACATATTCCAGTTCAGGCTTCACCGGGTATTGATTTAGGACCTTACTACCAAAAATTTAGCAGTCGAACCCGTCAAGCCATTTTTTATATGAATCCCTACAAGATAAACTTTGACCTCATCTTGGAGTTGCTTGCATTCCTAG ACAGAACTCCCCAGTTCAAAAATGTAGAAGGAGCTGTCTTGATTTTTCTGCCAGGCCTTGCTCATATCCAACAGTTGCATGACCTCATTTCAACTGACAGAAGGTTTAATATAAGGGAGAG GCACCAGTTAATAGCACTGCATTCTGTTCTGTCCACCCAAGACCAAGCAGCTGCATTTACATTGCCCCCGTTTGGTGTTAGAAAG aTTGTTTTGGCCACAAATATTGCTGAAACAGGTATTACTATACCCGATGTTGTTTTTGTAATTGACGCTGGAAGGACAAAGGAAAATAG ATACCATGAAAGCAGTCAAATGAGCTCATTGGAGGAGACATTTGTCAGTAAAGCTAGTGCACTACAACGTCAAGGGAGAGCTGGACGTGTGAGGGATGGATTTTGCTTCCGAATGTACACCAGAGATAG ATTTGAAAGTTTTGCAGACTACTCAGTTCCAGAAATATTGCGGGTGCCCTTGGAAGAACTGTGCCTTCACATCATG AAATGTAATCTTGGATCTCCTGAAGAGTTCCTCTCCAAGGCCTTAGACCCACCTCAGCCTCAAGTAGTTGGCAATGCCATGAACGTTCTACGGAAGATTGGGGCTTGTGAATTAAGTGAGCCAAAACTGACTCCTTTAGGCCAACATCTTGCAGCATTACCAGTCAATGTAAAGATTGGTAAAATGTTGATCTTTGGTGCTATTTTTGGCTGCTTGGAACCAGTG GCCACTCTTGCTGCAGTAATGACAGAAAAATCTCCATTTACAACACCAATTGGAAGAAAAGATGAAGCAGACCTTGCGAAATCATCTCTGGCTTTGGCAAACTCAGATCACTTAACAATTTACCAGGCATATCTGGG ATGGAAGAAAGCTCGCCATGAAGGAGGCTACCGTGCTGAAATGACCTACTGCAGGAGAAATTTCCTCAACAGAACTTCGCTATTGACTCTGGAG GATGTTAAAAAAGAGCTAATCAGGGTGGTGCGGGCAGCAGGATTTGCAGCGCCCTCCTGTCATCATGAAGGGACACACTCCCTTTCGCTACAAGAAATGGTCCTCCTTAAAGCTGTGCTGACCGCTGGGCTTTATGACAATGTGGGGAAGATCATGTACACCAAGTCTGTAGATATCACAGAGAAGCTGGCATGCATAACAGAGACTGCTCAGGGTAAAGCACAAGTGCACCCTTCCTCTGTGAACAGGGACCTGCAAACCTATGGGTGGTTGATATATCAAGAAAAG ATAAGATATGCCAAGGTATACCTGAAAGAAACTACTttgatttcccccttcccaatTTTACTTTTCGGCGGAGACATAGAAGTCTTGCATCGTGAACGGCTTTTGTCTGTTGATGGCTGGATCCATTTTCAG GCTCCTGTCAAAATCGCAGTGATTTTCAAGCAACTGAGAGCACTCATCGAGTCTGTTTTAAAGCAAAAACTTGAAAACCCTAAAATGTCACTTGAAG ATGATAAAATTTTGAACATCATCAAAGAActgataaaaacagaaaacaataccTGA
- the DHX29 gene encoding ATP-dependent RNA helicase DHX29 isoform X2, whose amino-acid sequence MVRVTKSADETMTAIPTILTEDSMQAQHLAATLALYQLTKGQSVHQLLPPTYREVWLEWSDTEKKKEEENKMETNKPRDQFIAKLLNKLKQQQPPPPLESKPQILEDAEDSWENLVSEEDFSGLSLDSPVTDDLEPARTLFKKLQNTPRYQRLLKEREQLPVFRYRHALIETLKKHRVVVVAGETGSGKSTQVPHFLLEDLLHNERNLNKCNIVCTQPRRISAVSLATRVCEELGCESGPGGRNSMCGYQIRMESRTGDATRLLYCTTGVLLRKLQEDVLLSNVSHVIVDEVHERSVQSDFLLIILREILHKRSDLHLILMSATVDSEKFSSYFTHCPILRISGRSYPVEVFHVEDVIEETGFILEKDSEYCQKFLEEEEEITINVTTKGGGVTKYQEHIPVQASPGIDLGPYYQKFSSRTRQAIFYMNPYKINFDLILELLAFLDRTPQFKNVEGAVLIFLPGLAHIQQLHDLISTDRRFNIRERHQLIALHSVLSTQDQAAAFTLPPFGVRKIVLATNIAETGITIPDVVFVIDAGRTKENRYHESSQMSSLEETFVSKASALQRQGRAGRVRDGFCFRMYTRDRFESFADYSVPEILRVPLEELCLHIMKCNLGSPEEFLSKALDPPQPQVVGNAMNVLRKIGACELSEPKLTPLGQHLAALPVNVKIGKMLIFGAIFGCLEPVATLAAVMTEKSPFTTPIGRKDEADLAKSSLALANSDHLTIYQAYLGWKKARHEGGYRAEMTYCRRNFLNRTSLLTLEDVKKELIRVVRAAGFAAPSCHHEGTHSLSLQEMVLLKAVLTAGLYDNVGKIMYTKSVDITEKLACITETAQGKAQVHPSSVNRDLQTYGWLIYQEKIRYAKVYLKETTLISPFPILLFGGDIEVLHRERLLSVDGWIHFQAPVKIAVIFKQLRALIESVLKQKLENPKMSLEDDKILNIIKELIKTENNT is encoded by the exons AT GGTGAGAGTTACCAAGTCGGCTGATGAAACAATGACAGCAATTCCCACAATCCTTACAGAGGACAGCATGCAGGCTCAACATCTGGCTGCCACATTAGCACTTTACCAATTAACCAAAGGACAG TCAGTCCATCAGTTACTTCCTCCCACATACAGGGAGGTTTGGCTAGAATGGAGTGacactgaaaagaaaaaggaagaagaaaacaagatgGAAACCAACAAACCCCGTGACCAGTTCATTGCTAAACTGCTAAACAAGCTGAAACAGcaacagccgccgccgcctctggaAAGCAAGCCCCAAATATTGGAAGATGCAGAAGACTCTTGGGAGAACTTGGTTTCTGAAGAGGACTTTAGTGGCCTCTCTCTCGACAGCCCAGTTACAGATGACCTGGAACCTGCTAGGACCCTCTTTAAGAAACTGCAGAATACACCTAGATACCAGAGGCTTTTAAAGGAGAGGGAGCAGTTACCTGTGTTCAGATACCGACATGCCCTCATAGAAACTCTTAAAAAGCACCGAGTTGTGGTTGTGGCTGGTGAAACAGGGAGTGGCAAAAGTACCCAAGTTCCACATTTTTTGTTGGAGGACTTGCTGCACAATGAACGAAATCTGAATAAGTGCAATATTGTTTGCACCCAACCCCGAAGGATCTCGGCAGTGAGTTTGGCAACCAGAGTATGTGAAGAGCTGGGCTGCGAAAGTGGACCTGGAGGAAGA aATTCCATGTGTGGCTATCAAATCCGTATGGAATCCCGAACAGGCGACGCCACTAGATTGCTTTACTGTACAACAGGAGTTCTTCTTCGAAAGCTGCAAGAAGATGTTCTTCTTTCTAATGTGTCACATGTTATAGTAGATGAG GTCCATGAAAGAAGTGTTCAATCAGATTTCTTGCTAATTATCCTAAGAGAGATCCTGCACAAGCGTTCAGACCTGCATCTTATTTTGATGAGTGCCACAGTAGACAGTGAGAAATTCTCCAGCTATTTCACTCACTGTCCCATACTAAGAATTTCAGGAAGAAGTTATCCTGTAGAG GTTTTCCATGTTGAAGATGTGATAGAGGAAACTGGTTTTATTCTTGAGAAAGATTCTGAATACTGTCAGAaatttttggaagaagaagaggaaataacAATAAATGTTACTAccaaaggaggaggagttacAAAATACCAG GAACATATTCCAGTTCAGGCTTCACCGGGTATTGATTTAGGACCTTACTACCAAAAATTTAGCAGTCGAACCCGTCAAGCCATTTTTTATATGAATCCCTACAAGATAAACTTTGACCTCATCTTGGAGTTGCTTGCATTCCTAG ACAGAACTCCCCAGTTCAAAAATGTAGAAGGAGCTGTCTTGATTTTTCTGCCAGGCCTTGCTCATATCCAACAGTTGCATGACCTCATTTCAACTGACAGAAGGTTTAATATAAGGGAGAG GCACCAGTTAATAGCACTGCATTCTGTTCTGTCCACCCAAGACCAAGCAGCTGCATTTACATTGCCCCCGTTTGGTGTTAGAAAG aTTGTTTTGGCCACAAATATTGCTGAAACAGGTATTACTATACCCGATGTTGTTTTTGTAATTGACGCTGGAAGGACAAAGGAAAATAG ATACCATGAAAGCAGTCAAATGAGCTCATTGGAGGAGACATTTGTCAGTAAAGCTAGTGCACTACAACGTCAAGGGAGAGCTGGACGTGTGAGGGATGGATTTTGCTTCCGAATGTACACCAGAGATAG ATTTGAAAGTTTTGCAGACTACTCAGTTCCAGAAATATTGCGGGTGCCCTTGGAAGAACTGTGCCTTCACATCATG AAATGTAATCTTGGATCTCCTGAAGAGTTCCTCTCCAAGGCCTTAGACCCACCTCAGCCTCAAGTAGTTGGCAATGCCATGAACGTTCTACGGAAGATTGGGGCTTGTGAATTAAGTGAGCCAAAACTGACTCCTTTAGGCCAACATCTTGCAGCATTACCAGTCAATGTAAAGATTGGTAAAATGTTGATCTTTGGTGCTATTTTTGGCTGCTTGGAACCAGTG GCCACTCTTGCTGCAGTAATGACAGAAAAATCTCCATTTACAACACCAATTGGAAGAAAAGATGAAGCAGACCTTGCGAAATCATCTCTGGCTTTGGCAAACTCAGATCACTTAACAATTTACCAGGCATATCTGGG ATGGAAGAAAGCTCGCCATGAAGGAGGCTACCGTGCTGAAATGACCTACTGCAGGAGAAATTTCCTCAACAGAACTTCGCTATTGACTCTGGAG GATGTTAAAAAAGAGCTAATCAGGGTGGTGCGGGCAGCAGGATTTGCAGCGCCCTCCTGTCATCATGAAGGGACACACTCCCTTTCGCTACAAGAAATGGTCCTCCTTAAAGCTGTGCTGACCGCTGGGCTTTATGACAATGTGGGGAAGATCATGTACACCAAGTCTGTAGATATCACAGAGAAGCTGGCATGCATAACAGAGACTGCTCAGGGTAAAGCACAAGTGCACCCTTCCTCTGTGAACAGGGACCTGCAAACCTATGGGTGGTTGATATATCAAGAAAAG ATAAGATATGCCAAGGTATACCTGAAAGAAACTACTttgatttcccccttcccaatTTTACTTTTCGGCGGAGACATAGAAGTCTTGCATCGTGAACGGCTTTTGTCTGTTGATGGCTGGATCCATTTTCAG GCTCCTGTCAAAATCGCAGTGATTTTCAAGCAACTGAGAGCACTCATCGAGTCTGTTTTAAAGCAAAAACTTGAAAACCCTAAAATGTCACTTGAAG ATGATAAAATTTTGAACATCATCAAAGAActgataaaaacagaaaacaataccTGA